In the genome of Ptychodera flava strain L36383 chromosome 13, AS_Pfla_20210202, whole genome shotgun sequence, one region contains:
- the LOC139147178 gene encoding uncharacterized protein isoform X1: MVDSSLKTSMDNKCRMTLKLFVAMGFYERVRAGSGDLKLFERGFKRATRDLKAHKQFISGTLCKNLEDDGKYVYFNYAVFNTYEQQGSFLHDDTWTNVVLQGQGREVINHQAGFTERRVIANTHIKPLPKTPLTETTVYLIVWSQVEDGLDKVDIENSWKIWSGMECVRQQKVCQEFGLRAVTLHKRVTTNGRFHYVSRFEFTKLGDRTQRGLEVLQKLREVTPVRGIKSCAALYKPVYVYT; the protein is encoded by the exons GATAGCagtttgaaaacatcaatggaCAACAAATGCAGGATGACACTGAAACTTTTCGTTGCTATGGGATTCTACGAAAGAGTTAGAGCAGGATCCGGTGACTTGAAGTTGTTTGAACGTGGGTTCAAAAGAGCAACTCGGGACTTGAAGGCGCACAAACAGTTCATTTCTGGCACTCTGTGTAAAAACCTTGAAGATGACG GAAAATACGTGTACTTCAACTATGCTGTGTTTAATACATATGAGCAACAAGGGTCCTTCTTACACGATGATACCTGGACCAATGTTGTCTTACAAGGTCAAGGTCGAGAGGTCATTAATCATCAAG CTGGTTTCACTGAAAGACGCGTTATTGCCAATACCCACATCAAACCACTACCAAAGACGCCCTTAACAGAAACCACAGTATATCTCATCGTCTGGTCACAAGTTGAAGATGGATTAGACAAAGTCGACATCGAAAACAGTTGGAAAATATGGTCTGGAATGGAGTGCGTACGGCAACAGAAG GTCTGTCAAGAGTTTGGATTACGTGCTGTTACTCTCCATAAACGTGTCACAACCAACGGCAGGTTCCATTACGTGTCTAGGTTTGAATTTACAAAGTTGGGAGACAGAACTCAACGAGGACTTGAAGTATTACAGAAACTTCGCGAAGTGACACCGGTACGAGGGATCAAGTCTTGTGCTGCACTTTACAAACCAGTGTACGTCTACACCTAG
- the LOC139147178 gene encoding uncharacterized protein isoform X2, translating to MDNKCRMTLKLFVAMGFYERVRAGSGDLKLFERGFKRATRDLKAHKQFISGTLCKNLEDDGKYVYFNYAVFNTYEQQGSFLHDDTWTNVVLQGQGREVINHQAGFTERRVIANTHIKPLPKTPLTETTVYLIVWSQVEDGLDKVDIENSWKIWSGMECVRQQKVCQEFGLRAVTLHKRVTTNGRFHYVSRFEFTKLGDRTQRGLEVLQKLREVTPVRGIKSCAALYKPVYVYT from the exons atggaCAACAAATGCAGGATGACACTGAAACTTTTCGTTGCTATGGGATTCTACGAAAGAGTTAGAGCAGGATCCGGTGACTTGAAGTTGTTTGAACGTGGGTTCAAAAGAGCAACTCGGGACTTGAAGGCGCACAAACAGTTCATTTCTGGCACTCTGTGTAAAAACCTTGAAGATGACG GAAAATACGTGTACTTCAACTATGCTGTGTTTAATACATATGAGCAACAAGGGTCCTTCTTACACGATGATACCTGGACCAATGTTGTCTTACAAGGTCAAGGTCGAGAGGTCATTAATCATCAAG CTGGTTTCACTGAAAGACGCGTTATTGCCAATACCCACATCAAACCACTACCAAAGACGCCCTTAACAGAAACCACAGTATATCTCATCGTCTGGTCACAAGTTGAAGATGGATTAGACAAAGTCGACATCGAAAACAGTTGGAAAATATGGTCTGGAATGGAGTGCGTACGGCAACAGAAG GTCTGTCAAGAGTTTGGATTACGTGCTGTTACTCTCCATAAACGTGTCACAACCAACGGCAGGTTCCATTACGTGTCTAGGTTTGAATTTACAAAGTTGGGAGACAGAACTCAACGAGGACTTGAAGTATTACAGAAACTTCGCGAAGTGACACCGGTACGAGGGATCAAGTCTTGTGCTGCACTTTACAAACCAGTGTACGTCTACACCTAG